A single region of the Ascaphus truei isolate aAscTru1 chromosome 6, aAscTru1.hap1, whole genome shotgun sequence genome encodes:
- the LOC142497409 gene encoding L-amino-acid oxidase-like, with translation MFIFQVTVLEASKRIGGRVETHRDQDGWYGELGPMRLPLTHRIVREYIQQLGLKLNPFITSDEDNFYLFNNIRKTQKDVMVNPNLFGFDLSPSEAGKSASTLYDESVQKLLDEMKGRNCSEILDKFNKASKQAFLVEEGSLSRGAVHMLGDYMNMRAQYYISFFESILGEIIFNFTRLDEITGGFDQLPLAIYSHLGNVVRLNSPVVNVLRRQNSVIVQYRKDKSSAIISTAADYVIITATAKATRRIAFNPPLSNIKKNDALSYVHYVSSTKILLACSETFWEKDGIYGGRSSTNRPSRFIYYPSHNFTSGVGVLLASYTLADDSMFFAALSNEECVNVILEDLAAIHKRPKEELRALCPKAVVKKWSLDPYSMGAFAYFTPYQFGEISESLSQNEGRIYFAGEHTSYPHGWIDTAIKSGLKAARDVHRRQ, from the exons ATGTTTATATTTCAGGTCACTGTACTGGAGGCCAGTAAACGTATAGGAGGTCGTGTTGAAACACACAGAGATCAAGATGGCTGGTATGGAGAGCTGGGGCCCATGCGTTTGCCACTTACTCACAG GATTGTACGTGAATATATACAACAGCTCGGTCTAAAACTGAACCCATTTATTACATCAGATGAGGACAATTTTTATTTGTTTAacaatataagaaaaacacaGAAGGATGTCATGGTGAATCCAAACTTATTCGGATTTGATCTCAGTCCTTCAGAGGCAGGGAAATCTGCTAGTACCCTGTACGATGAATCAGTGCAAAAG CTGCTTGATGAAATGAAAGGAAGAAATTGCTCTGAAATACTGGACAAATTTAACAAAGCTTCCAAACAG GCTTTCCTGGTTGAAGAAGGAAGTCTTAGCCGAGGCGCTGTCCATATGCTCGGGGACTACATGAATATGAGAGCTCAGTACTACATCTCATTTTTTGAATCTATTCTAGGAGAGATTATTTTCA ATTTCACCAGGCTTGATGAGATAACTGGAGGTTTCGATCAGTTACCCTTGGCCATTTACAGTCATCTAGGAAATGTGGTCCGCTTAAACTCTCCAGTGGTAAATGTCTTGAGGAGGCAGAATTCTGTTATTGTGCAGTACCGCAAAGATAAATCCTCTGCCATAATAAGTACAGCTGCTGACTATGTGATCATCACAGCTACTGCAAAAGCTACCAGGCGGATTGCATTCAATCCTCCTCTTAGTAACATTAAAAAGAATGATGCGCTGAGTTATGTCCACTATGTAAGCTCAACAAAGATTTTGTTAGCATGCAGTGAGACATTCTGGGAGAAAGATGGTATATACGGAGGAAGGTCCAGTACTAATCGTCCATCACGCTTTATTTATTACCCAAGTCATAATTTCACTAGCGGAGTAGGTGTCCTTCTGGCTTCCTACACCCTGGCAGATGATTCAATGTTCTTTGCAGCACTTAGTAATGAAGAATGTGTCAATGTGATATTGGAAGATTTAGCAGCCATCCATAAAAGGCCAAAAGAAGAACTCAGAGCATTGTGTCCAAAGGCAGTGGTGAAGAAGTGGAGCCTGGACCCATATTCTATGGGTGCATTTGCCTATTTCACCCCTTACCAATTCGGGGAAATATCTGAATCGTTATCACAAAATGAAGGAAGAATTTATTTTGCAGGGGAACATACATCTTATCCCCATGGCTGGATCGATACGGCAATAAAAAGTGGTCTAAAAGCAGCAAGAGATGTCCACAGACGGCAATAA